DNA sequence from the bacterium genome:
AGGTAGTAGTTGCTGGCGGGCATGTAGCTTCTCCGGTTATTTGTAATTGGATTGTTGTTGACAGAATATGTTTGAGGGTTAATGATACTATATATTGGGAAAAAATCAATGATTATTTTCCATCCTTAGGGCGATATATTAACTTTACTGTTCTTTTCTTTTTGTGCCGCCAACAAGAAAAGAACCAAAAGAAAAAGCTCGTCGCAAAGAACCATCCGGGCGCTGCGCTTCTCGCTTGCGGCGGGCTTGTCTGAACTCGGGCTTTACCCTGCCCTCAAACATGCAGACAAGCTTTTAACCGCCGTCAACTTCGATGCTCACTGATGGTTCTTAACGCGACATACCGGGGTTGGCACTAACCTCCCCCTCCTGCCAGGAGGGGGATATGGGGGCGGTTAAAACCAGGGTTGGGTGGGGTTACCACACGGGTCTATCCTCCCTTGACATTTGCCCCAAATGCTAATATAATCAAAGGTTGCCTTTTTACATGCATCAGGTTTGAACTCATCCCCCGTCCCCTTCTCTTTTGAAGAGAAGGGGTTCAAGGGGTTGAGTTCAGGTTGAATAGAATCATCAATCATTCTTTTTAGGACACCCAATCACATGATGGACAAACTTACCATCCGGGGGGCCCGGGAGCACAACCTCAAGAACATAGACCTGGAGATCCCCCGCGACCAGCTGGTGGTGATCACCGGGCTGTCCGGCTCGGGAAAATCCTCCCTGGCCTTTGACACCATCTACGCCGAGGGCCAGCGCCGCTACGTGGAATCGCTGTCGGCCTACGCCCGCCAGTTCCTGGGTTTGATGGAGAAGCCCGACGTGGACTTCATCGACGGGCTGTCCCCGGCCATTGCCATCGAACAGAGGGCGGCCAGCAAGAACCCCCGCTCCACCGTGGGCACGGTCACCGAGATCCACGACTACCTAAGACTGCTGTTCGCCCGGATCGGCCGCCCCCACTGCCCCAAGTGCGGCCAGCCCATCTCGTCGCAGACCGTCCAGCAGATCACCGACGCCATATTGGAACAGCCCGAGGGCACCAAGCTGGCCATTTTGGCCCCGCTGATCCAGAGCCGCAAGGGCGAGTACCGGGAGCTGTTCGACAAACTGCGGCGCGAGGGCTTTGTGCGGGTGCGGATAGACAAGAAGCTTTATGACATCGACGCCCTGCCGGCGCTGGACAAGAACAAGAAGCACGCCATAGACGCAGTGGTGGACAGGATGACCATCGGCCAAAAAGCCCAGAAGCGGATCGCCGATTCGCTGGAGACCGCCCTGAAGCTTTCGGAAGGTCTGGTGGCGGCCATATATAACGACAAGCAGGAAGTGCTGTACAGCGAAAAGCTCTCCTGCACCAAGTGCCACATCTCGCTGGGCGAGCTTTCGCCCAGGATGTTCTCCTTTAACAGCCCCTTTGGGGCCTGCCCGGCCTGCTCCGGTCTGGGAACAAAGATGGAGATTGACCCCGAGGCCCTGGTCCACAACCCGGAGCTGACCGTCAACCAGGGGGCCATCTCCCACTACGGCGACCCCATGGGCCACTGGATAGGCAGCCACCTGGAGGCGGTGGCCAAGGCCTACAGCTTTTCGCTGGACGAGCCCTGGGGCAAGATGTCCCAGAAGAACCGGGACATCCTGCTCTACGGCACCGACAAAGAGGTCAAGGTCCGCTACGAGTCGGCCTCAAACGACAACGTCTACCAGTACAACAAGAAGTTCGAGGGCATCATCCCCATGATGATGCGCCGCTACCATCAGACCGATTCCGACTACGTCCGCTACGAGGTGGAAAAGTTCATGTCCATCCTGCCCTGCCCGGTCTGTCTGGGGGCGCGCTTGAAGCCGGAATCCCTGGCGGTGAAGGTGGCCGGAAGGTCCATCAACGAGCTGTCAAAACTGTCGGTCAAGAATTCCCGGCTGTTCTTCGGCTCCGAGCTTAAGCTGACCGAAAAGGAAAAGACCATCGCCAAGCAGGTGCTTAAGGAGATCAACTCCCGGCTGGGCTTTTTAACCGACGTGGGGCTGGACTACCTGTCCTTGGACCGGCACTCGGAATCGCTGTCCGGGGGCGAGGCCCAGCGCATCCACCTGGCAACGCAGATAGGCGCCTCGCTGACCGGCGTGCTGTATGTGCTGGACGAGCCCTCCATCGGCCTGCACCAGCGGGACAACGTCAAACTGCTGAACACCCTGGTAAAACTGCG
Encoded proteins:
- the uvrA gene encoding excinuclease ABC subunit UvrA translates to MMDKLTIRGAREHNLKNIDLEIPRDQLVVITGLSGSGKSSLAFDTIYAEGQRRYVESLSAYARQFLGLMEKPDVDFIDGLSPAIAIEQRAASKNPRSTVGTVTEIHDYLRLLFARIGRPHCPKCGQPISSQTVQQITDAILEQPEGTKLAILAPLIQSRKGEYRELFDKLRREGFVRVRIDKKLYDIDALPALDKNKKHAIDAVVDRMTIGQKAQKRIADSLETALKLSEGLVAAIYNDKQEVLYSEKLSCTKCHISLGELSPRMFSFNSPFGACPACSGLGTKMEIDPEALVHNPELTVNQGAISHYGDPMGHWIGSHLEAVAKAYSFSLDEPWGKMSQKNRDILLYGTDKEVKVRYESASNDNVYQYNKKFEGIIPMMMRRYHQTDSDYVRYEVEKFMSILPCPVCLGARLKPESLAVKVAGRSINELSKLSVKNSRLFFGSELKLTEKEKTIAKQVLKEINSRLGFLTDVGLDYLSLDRHSESLSGGEAQRIHLATQIGASLTGVLYVLDEPSIGLHQRDNVKLLNTLVKLRDIGNTVIVVEHDKETMLAADFIVDLGPGAGAGGGEIVAMGTPKKVMQTKASLTGQYLAGTRKIPVPKKRRAGNKLSLKLLGCRENNLKDLDVEFPLAKLIGITGVSGSGKSTLINDTLYQALAQKLYRSRTQPGKHRKMEGWENLDKVINIDQSPIGRTPRSNPATYTGLFTTLRELFAMTQESKLRGYANGRFSFNVKGGRCEACEGDGIVKIEMHFLPDVYVPCEVCKGQRYNRETLEVLYKGKNIAEILRMTVAEAQEFFANIPKVARKLTTLADVGLGYIQLGQSATTLSGGEAQRVKLSAELSKIATGKTLYILDEPTTGLHFEDVKMLLAVLHRLADMGNTVIVIEHNLDIVKSCDWLIDLGPEGGDEGGQLLACGTPEQVAANKASYTGQYLKKEMT